One genomic region from Candidatus Chlorobium masyuteum encodes:
- the trpB gene encoding tryptophan synthase subunit beta has translation MVATLYSAPDKAGHFGNFGGKFIPETLIKNAADLELEYIKAKNDPLFQSELNLLLRDYVGRPTPLYHAGRLSRNLRGAQIYLKREDLCHTGAHKINNALGQVLLARRMGKKRVIAETGAGQHGVATATVCALFDLNCIVYMGEEDIRRQAPNVARMKLLGAEVRAVSSGSKTLKDATSEAIRDWMNNPEETFYIIGSVVGMHPYPMIVRDFQAVIGQETRSQIIAQAGRLPDVITACVGGGSNAVGMFYEFLKDAPPIELVGVEAAGEGLQGRHAASLTLGKTGVLHGAMTKLLQNEDGQVEEAHSISAGLDYPGVGPEHCYLQELGLVTYTSTTDREALTALKTLAATEGIICALESAHAIHYAITRAPKMREESIIVVNLSGRGDKDMETIIRELSL, from the coding sequence AAAAGCAAAAAACGATCCGCTGTTTCAGTCTGAACTGAATCTTCTCCTCCGTGATTATGTGGGACGTCCCACACCACTCTATCACGCCGGCCGGCTCAGCCGCAATCTGCGAGGTGCACAGATCTATCTGAAGCGGGAGGATCTCTGCCATACCGGAGCCCATAAAATCAACAACGCCCTCGGCCAGGTGCTGCTTGCCCGGCGAATGGGAAAGAAAAGGGTGATTGCCGAAACCGGTGCCGGTCAGCATGGTGTAGCTACAGCAACGGTTTGTGCACTCTTTGATTTGAACTGCATCGTCTATATGGGTGAAGAGGATATCCGGCGCCAGGCGCCGAATGTTGCAAGAATGAAGCTTCTCGGCGCTGAGGTCAGAGCCGTCAGCAGCGGATCAAAAACGCTCAAGGATGCCACAAGCGAAGCTATCCGCGACTGGATGAATAATCCTGAAGAGACCTTCTATATTATCGGTTCGGTTGTCGGCATGCATCCCTACCCGATGATCGTTCGTGATTTTCAGGCGGTGATCGGGCAGGAAACCCGCTCACAGATTATTGCCCAGGCAGGCAGACTGCCCGATGTCATCACGGCATGCGTGGGAGGCGGGAGCAATGCGGTCGGCATGTTTTACGAATTCCTCAAAGATGCCCCCCCCATCGAACTTGTCGGTGTTGAAGCGGCTGGAGAGGGGCTTCAGGGACGGCACGCCGCTTCGCTTACGCTTGGCAAAACCGGTGTACTCCACGGCGCCATGACCAAACTCCTCCAGAATGAGGACGGCCAGGTTGAGGAGGCACACTCCATCTCCGCCGGGCTTGACTATCCGGGAGTAGGGCCCGAACACTGCTACCTGCAGGAACTCGGACTGGTAACCTACACCTCAACCACCGACAGGGAGGCACTCACCGCACTCAAAACCCTTGCGGCAACTGAAGGTATCATCTGTGCGCTGGAATCGGCACATGCCATCCACTACGCGATAACGAGAGCGCCGAAAATGAGAGAGGAGAGCATTATCGTAGTCAATCTCTCCGGCAGGGGTGACAAGGATATGGAAACGATCATCCGGGAGCTGTCGCTGTAG